The DNA sequence TGCTGCATGAGcagtgatagctagacagtttaaatttttacagataattttatttacttctgtTGCTACTAACAACAAATACCTACCAAAAATAGGGATCGAGGTTGACCAGCGGTTGTCATCACTATCATAAAATTTGTTGGTCACGCATCGTCGAATTTATTTCTCAAccaatcaatttgtttttcttcagccttttttttatggaaccctcagtttttacaataaaccattgtttttactaatatattatgtaatgaaTCTCCGTATTTCCGGCCAAGTCTTTGAGGAGTTCctagtatttaaatacattttgaaaagagaaaagaaacaaatccctctcaaaacatttttgtgttacCAACCATTCTAACGCCTTCAAGTTTTCAATTAGCAATAACGCATTTGAGATACAGATTGCTGAGGTTGcttttacaatttaaacttttatttttaggaaacgTAAGTGCGAGCATGTTCTTAAGCCTTACGAGGGAGCTGTGGACTTGGAAGAGAAATATAGACAGAAGCTACTGGTTTACAATGATATGAAGATGAAAGCAGAAAGGGAGTTAGCAGAAGTAAGTACTTAGTCCCTTATTGTTACGTCGATTCTGACTGGTCGTGAAAAGGAAAAATCTAAAACGAACACGACTGCGGTACCGCTGTCTGCCCGcttgtcatcaggctgtatatTCACATCATTACCCGATGGCAAGTCCGTTAAAATTGTCACAGATTTTGTATTCCTGTTGCTGCTCTCAAAACAGATACTAAAATGAAGATCGAGGTTAAGAGACTGTTTTAAAGgtatgtatgtgatgttgtccgcatttatttatatatttattgctttatgtATTTGTTCGGAAACCGTAGTGTCGCAAGTATGACTTGCTCGTTAACAGACTTTTTCATTCCCGTGGGATCTCAGTGCCGAGCAAATGCCTCCTCCTATTTTGCGACTTCGATTTGATTTAACTAGATCATCACACCATCTTCACCGCGGAGAACTTGTGCTACAATAACCATCTGATGTCCCGTGGGTGACCAATATAATCCTaagctattaaaataagaagaaacCTAGGATTACCAATACTTACGAACGTACTCAGATGAAAACCAATTACAATTTAACAGATCAAATCAAGAGTCTCAGAAGTCGAAGAAAAGTATGTCGCAAGACTAGACAATGCTAATTCAAAATTTGATGAACTGCAACAACTGGAGAGGCAGACCGGATCTGGACTTATTTATTCTAGGAAAGGAAAACCGATGACTGATAAGGCGAGTATTATACTTACCCTTATATTACTccaacatataataaaatttgttggAAAAATTGAGTCGATAGATGTTCTTCTGCACTTTCGTAAAGCAACAACAAATTTAAGACTTAACTaccaatgttttatttgatgtcGAATAAAGGTAGGTAAAGTATACATAACTTACCTAGGTAAAGCATAAAAGTCATTTACTTTACTACATAGATCAATAGCTGTTGTGAAACGGGGGTTGTGCACTACGTTGCATGTCATGGCATCTCATTTTTATCACTTTCAAGCCAAAAAAACCTTCTTTTATGGGAAATTGGTAATTTTGAGACTTCCAACATAAGGGGAGCGACCATAAAAAGTAgtctttataattttgttccTGTATCACGAGATCATATATATTATCTTATTCAGCTATCAATATCAAACTTATCTAATTTATATAtggttatatttgaaatttattgtttattatttttaacagacTGTAGAACGCTTTCTCACATTACAAAGACGTAAAGCTGAGCAAGCAAACGCACTCTGCCTGCGACACATTAGGGCAAGGAATGCTGTGTCCGAACTCGAAGCAATCGTAAAAAACCTGGAGACCTTAGGACCAGGCCTCTATGTGTACCAATATGAACAACTTAATATTGATAACCAGAATTACAATACTAAAATCGAAGGTAAGACTAATCTTAGTCGATAAGATTAATCTTGAGTAAACAAtgacttgttttttaaattaatcttacaATATAATTAGAACCGTCAGGGGTTTGAGAGCAACAGGGACTTCTCTTTGCTTTAAAAGCCCTTTCGAAGTCCTTACGGACCTACTCAGACAAGAcaagggttttttttattaccaatgAGCATTCAAACGCTTCCAAATAGGAAATGAGGCATCCAATGTCGTGCCGTGGATTTTTCTTTATCAGTGAAGATATAAAATACATccgttatgttttgttttaattctaaacacttattttttttatagaacgtGAAGATGAGCTTATAAAACATCGTGCAAAATGCACAGAACATAACCAGATCTTAGCTCACATTCGAGAGAAGATGCATCACACTGATGAAGTGATTGACTTTGCTGAGTGCGATCTCGGAGATGCCGAAATGGATTTCTTTGCAGCGAGAGAAGAACTGAGCAGCGTAAAGGTACTTTACGAATATAATACTCTTTTTGTAAGCATAGGCATGTATTTAGGGGGGAGGGTTCATTGGGGCCAATGCCTGCTGGAACACTGAGATTGTCCGATAGGATAACTGTGGCCTCGATGAACTAAAGGCAAAGGAAGAGACTTGGCCGaatttagtcagtaaaagtctggcACTCTCAATTGCTCACCCAAAATTgggagaaatatttttttatttctatccGGAAAATATAAAGCTAGTGTGAACAACTAACTCAAAATTGGTATTATGACATTGTAGAGTCGGCGCAACAGACTGCGTTGGTCGCTTGAAGATGAAAGATTAAAAGCAGGACTTTTAACAAGAAAAGATTTACTGCGAGACTTCCAAGCTTCAGTGGATGAGGTAAACTTTACACAAGTAGCTTTAACAAGTAGGTTACATGCTTTTAAGGTCCTAgactttaagatatttttaacgCTTTCATTGTGCGtaattaaaacctaaaataattataatattttataattacttacctAGGGCTTCATTAATTGAATGTACTattttataacctaaaaaacaaattgattgcAGAAAAATTGTCTTTTTCTAGGTACTTAAATtggaaaagaagaagaaatttcTCGAATCGCAAGTCGGCAAAACTGCAAGAAATATTCGAGAAGCTCGCAAGAGCTTCCAAGTCCATACCCACCCCAATGCGCAAAAGGACTCCACAAAATCTGAGTCTGTTCAAAAGCTCAATCAGATGCCTTCGACTAGtaaatgagatttttatttttcgtccAGCGATTGAGGCTTGATTTCTCCTGCTTTATGGGCTTTACCAATATCGATTTGTTCAGTTTTGTACTTGCTTCTAGTAACTTATATTCAAAGGTCTATAGCTAAAAATGGCTTAAACTCTGAGATCAGAAAGCACACTAAATAGAATAgcctgcacagatagccgagtcaAAACGCAATTTTTACTGTACACGACTAGCAGCGGGTTCGAGTCCTGCTTTAGACAATCCACGCGTGGTTGAACGCTGGATTTTTGTTGTTCTTGGGAAATCTCTGTTTTGAAACCCCCTACGAAACAATAATTCAATTCCTTAGTTACTTGAAAAGTTAATATTAGAGGAGTAAGGAATTCGAAAATGTGCTTCAGATCTACTAATGTCCTATTTGTTATATATGGGTAGCTATCATCAAAACCATCAACTTTCTACGGCCTTACCTACTTTTTCTAAAAATGCTTTTGAACAACTTCAAAGAAGAGGAGGTATTCAATTCGGTCGGGATATTTCAAAAGCACCCTTTTTCCTTAAAACGTCACTTAATGACATTGTTAATCGTGTTTCATTCTTAtttgactgtattttttaaataaataatttatttttattccaatcgtatttttattagtCCAACCTTGTCTGTAaccaaatcttgcaagttaaattCCACTCACTCCCCGGTATCCCACGCTTGTCCTACAAacattgtgtgatccacgaccGCTTGGTTCAAGTCTAGGCGTTTGTGTGACTGAAATGTTTGTAGAACTTAGCagcacaaggataaaattctcTAGTAGAAGAATAAGACTAATAAACTGtagctttttaataatacaGTGGGTTGGATGGAGTTCAGTTATGAATCGAGTACTAAATGTGAATAGACTAACGATATACATATTACGAGGAGACCGATCGTAAAGTTAGACAATAAAAATCAGCACTGAATCTGAATAGTGTGTGATAATGCAGTTTTATGGTGACTTGGAACTGgtctgatgctggagctgaaAGGGGGTTACGCTTTATAAGCAAGAACGGATTTTTTGAAACTGTGATTCATATTGACACTAATTTAGACTTTTGTTTGTTACCCTAAACATTGTCTTTATCTGTAAgagtaaaatgttttcaaagtaTATTTAGAATCTCGAACAAAATATTGTACTAGCTACTTGAAATCTGTCGGAGCTTTCCTGAAAAGCCTTATCGCTTGTTTAGTATCGTgaaatgaaacattaatttccACCTCTCAATCAAGAGTTTTCTTGTCAGCCGGCGTGACCATTGGCATTctattttcaaccttattgttattaaattataggctaatagtatttttttcatcagttaattttattatcaattttcaaaattgtcTGGAAGTCGTCACTCGTCTTGTAATAGGGAATCTGTTgcgataaacaatatttacagcTTCAGAAATCAAATTCTGTAAACTGACTTCTATTTCTTACCAaaagtgtaaacaaaaaatgaacaaaaaaaaacaaaatgttataaaaggAGATTTAATCATAAGAAATAATTGATTATAGATCATGTATGAGTATACTATTAACTACTATTATGTCCTTGAGAACTTAATAATATAAGGCACTTGTACTAAAATGTTCTTCATTCTGACTAGTTGCACTGGTTGCATTATTTGTCTTGGCTCCGAAGCGAAATACCAAATTCACAAGTCCCGGtatacatacaaatacttatgttacaaaacaaatatttctgaGTTTTATTACGTACTGCCAAAAACGCGATTTTTTCTCTTATGACAAAGGGATGTTTCGCAACGTTTTGCCGACGAAACATGTGTTCGACTATTTAGTTACTTTCAAAAGTTTCTGCTATTTTGCATAACTGGAATATAGCACAACCGGTGTTTCGCGAGTCTGGTATCAAACTTTGGATCctctgtcttttgtttttgatcatGACGATGATGATTTGTGGTCGGACAATCTGACTGCTTCTGGTTGCTCCACCGTGTCTCTTGTCAAGGAGCCATGCGTCCAACCTTCGGGGTATCCGAACTGCCGCACATCGTCCCACCATTGTTGCTTGCCGTCGGCCCAGATGCAGTAGATCACGTTGGTGCCAACCAACACGGCGAAGCACACCCAGAACGCGACGCGCCATTGGGCTAATGTTGACTGGAATAGTGAGGGAATTTGTTAGAAAGTTTTCACGTATTGTCACTCACAGAAGCGGGGAGATtgctaaattttttttttggccgGAACGATAAACAAACGTGGCTAAATAAGAGCAGGTGACAATTCAGATATTGTGCAAAATAAACGTCCAATTTTCACGATACAATTTTGAGATATCTCTAAGACGGTTAACTGATGTCAACGGTCATTAACCTTTTTTCTTGTAACAAATCTTCAATCTATTAATTAGCTAATGATAATTATGCTATCCTAATAGAAACACTGATaacatgatttataaaatctcaAGATACAGTACTAATAAGCAACAAGAGCAATAAAATAGCAATTTCATTCCAACACAACAATTCGATTCGGAAAATAGCTCAAGATTAATTGGTTTCGGTGACAGGTTTCGGTAAAATATGAATGTGACCAAAATTTGTTGGTCTTTGTTTTCTTAGCACCAAGTAATGATTTATGTGCTGAAATAATCCTTTAAGCAACATTTTTAATGCGAAAAAAATCTTGAAGTGCAGGTCAAATTATTTGtggcttatttttatttattgaaaaagtcTAGAATTTTTGTcgatgaattttatattattaaaacaaaatcaattcaataGATATTTCAATGTATAAAGCAAAATACTAGCATTTACACGAAACTtcgaaatttattcaaaaatatttaagtatttggtCCTTTTTTCTCGATGTTTACTAATCAAAGAATGAAACCggttttttctatatttatttggtaTCCCATTATATCTGATGTCTATCAATGTCTAGACAGATCGGAGCATTAGATTTGAGTTCAATGAATCCTAATGATAACATACGAATTATCTTGTATCAGATACTCCTATCTACtctctgtttatttatttttagaacattttcGTTCACACAACATCGAATCAAATATTGTCAAATGATTTGACGGaaaattaatcttttatttttcttatttgttcAGTAAAACGCATGAATAAAACTAGTGTTAGTTTTCGCAAAGAAGCTATTTCAGCTTCGAGGTTAGATAGCGCATTGATTGTACATAACTAAATTTTTAGTTCAAATCTAGATTCGCACCCGATCTTGTTCTTGTTTTGCTATTGACCTATTACTGTCCTTCAGGAATTCTAACTTTACCATATTCAGGGTCAATTCACAATTTGAATCTTATGTACGAAAGAAAAGAGTTTACAGTCATTTGAGCAGCGGCGCTGAACTAGGTTTCTAGCGACTCATGACGCCCTGCTCAATATCTGCTCTTACGGCTGTTGCACGTACCTGCTTTTAAGAGAATGACCCTAAGGATAAAGGCAGACTAAGACATGCGGCATACCTACGTCATATCCTTGGGATCAGTTTGTCTCCTCTTTGatacattttaacattaaaattttaacttaattggCTACTTACATCTGGTGTCAATAACCCTATGAGGTAGGGTGTGATAATTCCTGCGAATGTGGAGGTTGTGTTGACCAGAGATGTCAGTGTTCCCGCGTAGTTAGGAGCCAAGTCCAGGGCATTTACCTGCAAAGGCACATTCTCATAAAACGggattaagtttattttgaagtttaaatgGATAAACGAGCGATGAAGATTTAATCCACGTATggattaaataaagtattgttatttttcctatccaaatatttctaaaaagcCTTCTAGAAAAGCATTACTTATCTAAAAAATTACAAGAGATCGAAGTTAAGAAGGTATGAATTATGTTTTCGGTTAAAACCAAGATCTACCAAAAACTCTTTATCAGATTACTCGGTACTCTCAAAATATCTTTCCATAAATAATGATGGAAGAATAACGAAAAATTATAGCTACATTTAGAATGGACTATCCAAAAGATCCCGAGGATTGCACTTATACGGGTCtacgtaaaacattttcagGGGCCTAAGTATCATAGCTTTTGATAAGATACCCTcgagaataaaataatacaaggcTTTTTGTGAGACtaagaaaataagattttttatctttttttataccCGGTTTCTTCTAAGATTACATTAGGTGTTATGTTTCAGTTTTGTATTGCTGTTATTCTatgatcaaaaaaaaatctgtatcgTTTGTGAGTGTACGTGAAGTGACTTTACCTTCATTCCACTGTAAAATCCTCCCATGAGAGCCATGGAAAGCACGAAGTAAGCCATCGCAGCGGTTCTGTCGCAGCCGGCGTACGAAGCTAATATGATACATATAGCGGGACCAGTGGCAGCTGAAAAAGATACAATTATAAAGTGATTGAATGTTACATTCAATAGTAATTTATACATGTTCAGATATCAAGTGACACTTATTGAATGTAGAGCTCTCATGAAACTAAAATACACCAAAAGCCGGCAAACCTTCACCGCGTTTAAAGTGCTCTCGGGGTATCCAGCTTCTACttcaatacatatatttttttcaattttccatgACTGAACTTAGACAACTCTACACTTGACGTAGCGAAGTCTCCGTTTTACTGCAATTCTGTTTAAAGGCCTCATCAGAagcttgcattttttttcagcTGTTCCATTGCACAACTAATGCCAATTTTTTTTGCCAAAGCCGTGATTACTCTTGTACACCCACTCCCTCAGGGGAGAAAATGGGTACTGtgctaaacctgaaccgccatgctacgtcatccgcgttttatgtcggtgtatggaaatgcgttgcaatccttcattcACAACTAAGACCCCTGCGCTCCCTTTTTATTTGTCTCATTGTGGTATTTGCaataacttaaacttaaaaaaatccttaccGATGGTCGTATGAATAATCCTTCCAGTCTTGATGGTATGCCATCCTTTCTTAATGCAGACATCGCAAACGAGACCGAAGAGGAACGAGCTCACCCACATCGCTATGTAGGGTAAGGCAGTTAGCGTACCAGTTGTCGCTATATTAAACTTCAAGACATCGTGCGAGTATTTCGGAAGATCCGTCACCATTGTGTAGTAGCCCCAGTCGTGGCCGACCTAGAAGGAAAGAGGTTAggtgttatttcttattaatgattaacaaaaaaagataaaaagcctctatcatactttttttttggttcaagACTGGAGGTAAAACATTTCACGAAAAAGTATGTAGTAACTTCAGAATTGGATGTTGTTATTCCCATTGATATAATTTTGGTATCTgggaataaatcattttaaccAGAAATACTAGTACCCACCCATTCAAAACAATAAAGGATTCTGATATAAACGTTTCTAAACGTTAAATTCTGACCTATCTACATTCTGTACATCTACACACTCGATAGCATCCAAACAATAAATTGACAGCGCAAAACACTTAAGAACGTAACACATCATCTGAATATTCTATCAGATTAGCGCCCTCATTACAAATTCATTCGATTTTCTTAAATGTTCCTCAACTGTCAGACAACGCGTAACGTGTTTCTCGATGCGTGGTTTATTCAAATTGTATAAACCTAATTCAAAATACTCAAATGTATGCGAATGATCGAGATAAATTGTTGTGGAATCGATTGAAGGGGAAATCGATTTGAAGTTACGAGAGAATCGGTTACCCATTTCAGCCGATTTGCAAGTTGTTGCTAGTTTGAACATTTTGGAAATGCTGGCGAGTTCCTACGTCGATTATGTTTGCTTATTCAGACCGGTAAGTGATTAGGTGGTACACGTGTTTAGCTGGCGTTGATAGGTAATTTCAGAATATGCGGTGGTATACAACGCTCAATACAGATGGCCTGAAGCAATTTACATTTTCTCAATTGGACGACGAAATTGCCCTAATAATGAAAACTGGATTTATTGCACTTGCATGCTTTAACTAAAGTTTATCAGCGTTTATGATTTTATGAATTTCGCATGCCTATGCAATTCCTGCGTAGCAGTTAGCAGAGTTAATTAGGAACATAGTAGCTTGACGTCATTTTggaaatatagttttataaagTAGAGAACAAGACTAAGTAAACTGGTATAGTTTCTGTACACATAATAAAAGCTAGTACTTCGCCTATTATTTCTATACTCAGATATATTGTAGTGTACGTGATTATCAGTAAAAATATACGAGACTCTTTCAACTCAAAGTagcttatgttttttttgcttaaGAGCTTAGCCAACTTCCTTTCAGCTATTGGATCATTAATCCCTCCCATTGCAGAACGCTTCCGTATcttcaaaataacatttcatttatcCCTCTAAGGCTACATACAAACtcctttttgtatttattttgcatacCAAGTCACTTATATTGGATCCATTCACATTGCCAAACAGTCGAAGCTATTTACATTTACTGCTGTTTAGAAATTCGTATCGAACGATTCTCAATATTAGCCTCACGACATTTTAGATCCAATAACTGTCGgggaaagaaaataatttaacagatACCCGTAGCTTTGAAtgctgaaaaatgtttttgatcgAGAATTCTCAAGTTGTTTCTGGGATGTTCAAACGTTATACAACATTGTTAAAGATTTAAATACTTTGGTCCACTTAATAAGATCACACAGAGAAACAAACAGTTACGTAttgcattaaaattttgaaCGTATACTTCGCAAAacttatgaaaactttttagtcGACACTTTTCAAAAACGACAAATGTTTCAAAACTTTCAGACGATAAATTTAAAAGGTGTGATAATTCCTTGGACCAGACTTCGGTCAGCCAATTTTTTAAGATTCATcagaatgacaaaaataaagagACCAAGACCACCTTGAAAGGAGGGTAATTCTATCCCGGAAACAACCGTTGCTTATCCCCGATCGCCATCATCTATTTCGACTGCTtaactatcacagttcatgacaTCTGGTGGGATAGTAAAAGGTTCCCTTTTGAACTTCTCGGATATGAGAACCCAAAAACCTCACCttcaaaattacttttacgAACCATTTAATGCCTTTTgcatttaaaactaattgaTCAACTTCGTAACTCATATATGCGTTGTAGCTAACTCTTTCCATTGAATCCTTCACATCTGTGGTATAGTTAGCAAAACCACGACTGAGTCGAGGTATTAAAGGTCAGCTAATACGTATAGCCTTGTGGTTACGAACCGGAGAACATTACATATACTGCTTTTGTTCGTATGTTTTGTGTGTCAGTATTATGTCATTATTGCTTTTATGAGGTATCGGTATGGTCATGTGCtctagatatttttaaagtattgtgGGTGATTCATGGGTCACATTAATGAAACTGTGATTGTAGCCACTTACGAGTATGtaaaaagagttaaaaaacGAAATCGGCGGGTTTTAAACCTTTCTCTCTTTTATTATACTAATTAAAGGcatgtttcaaaaacaaatgttacattGAAACTGGAATGAAGAGACTCTTCTCATGAAGAGTCCATACTtctaaaatataacaatgaaaCTGATTTGGACTTCTAAAACGTCTAGCAGCATCAAGTAATTTGATTCTAAAGACCATTACTTTTTCTCCttgttaatgttttctttttttaaataactcgtTTCAAACCCATAGTTTTTGCCTTATACGTCTTTTGTCCAacacataaaaatcaataaaacaaaatatgactATGACTTTGAACAAAACACATACAACATATTATCAGAGTTCTAATCCAACATTCAACCAGTACTGAGATCaattaacattatttgtaaACACACAAATATGGACTCTATTAGCCTCGGGCAATAACTGCGTTAAGTAGAGAAGTACAGAAGGTTCACAAAAtatgaagattattattttactgtagTTTTTAATGTGCAATAAGGTATCTATTATAAAAACCAAGACacgggttccgtacaaataagctaaaggaCAATGAACTTGCAAAAAAATTGGTCATCCAACATTATTAGTGgtaccaaacaaaaatacacaaatatgtgaaaattaccACGATTTACGCCTGATGACAGATGGACAATCAGTTAGAGCCTTAATCATAGTGTTCGGTTTTGTTCTTTGGCTGACGTTTCAGacattgtattaatatttatcagaAAATATCACATCTTGGTTCCAAAAATTAGAGAACCTTTAAAAAGTTTGATCAAAGTAaaccttttgttattttttttcattatttactagTATGTTTCTGTTTTACTACTCAGTCAAGGTTTTCGTGACGAAACGATTAAACAATATCTCATTACGTAATCGTATGAGTATTTgtattacattattatcaagtaaaattaaacttgTAGAAGCAAAATACTTTGTTGCgtgaaaagttttttaaaacttGATCTGTACTAAGAAAagtcaaatagaaaaaagattatagatatttaaagatgtatgaaattaaaacattaaaaataacataggcAGGGAAAAATGTTCAAGTTTATTGAGAATATTCAGCTCCCTCTCATTGctttgcacggatagccaagcgGTAAACGCCACCACGCCGTATCAACTGAGCGCGAATTGCCGCGATTTCAATCCTCACACCTGACAAGCACTTTTGTGATCTACAGATAGTTGTTCTGAGTCTGCCGgagtcatttttaaaaacaacactGCTCTTAGTTTTACCTTCAAGTACACTTCGGTTTTCAATCTTTATTTAACGCTGCAATTATATCTAGTTAATACTTTATCATAAGCaatgaaattacttatttatttaaattcgtaaATCACGTCACATGCTTTGCAATATGATAAACCGCGTTAAACTTCAGTCTTAGAAGGACAGgataatcttttttgttttatttttatatacttaggTACTTGTCATACTTTAACACGTTCTATTTAGGTACAACAAAGTATTGACGAACAATTTGCGGTTACTTATCGCTCCATGTACGTATgcacatatttttgtatttttcatacattcatTTACCATGCAGTCGCCTGTAATATTGTTACCAATATTTGATAggtttttaaaagtattgtaatttattttgcaaaactACCAGAAGGAAAATACGTTTGgcctttattttaatgattggAGAATCCTCACTAATGTGTCAAGTGCTGCATGACTAGAAATGGGTAAaaaaattacacccaaacaATTGTACATGTGCTGCTATTGAAATACATCCGACTATGCACGGCCTGCTTAGGCAACTTACTATTAACAACACAACAAACAAACGATGTCGACAAAACTAAAAGAGAGCGGGCGCAATTCACTCGTGACGCGTGACAACTCGAGGGACACATGTATACCGTATACCATATACCTATGTACTTTAATACTAAATCAGTCCATGTATGTCGAACCTAAGGATCCAAACCAAGGCTGCCCAACTCCAGATACAAGGCCAGAATATTGTTCGCCAACTCTTATGAGTTGCCCGACAAGAATGTCTTCTACCATTACTTAAGGAACTAAATATACCTATGTTTGGCTAATGAAAGATATGTTTGGCTACTCAATGGTCTTGCATGAATGTATGCATAATTTGGGTAAAGCAAAAAGAGACTTACTGCTGCCCACACTAGAGCCCAAACTGGCGCTGATCGTAGCAAAGCCTTCCAGGGCACGGGATCCTTGGCGTTTGTGGTTTCTGCTGTCGTCACATTGTTGTTTAGATACGTCAATTCCTTCTTAGATATGTATGGGTGGCTGTTTGGTGTGCTGTAGCAAAGTGCACTCTGTAAGAAAAGTACATTTTATTAGTATCTATTGAAGTCTCCTAGAGGCTAATAATAGCTGCAAAATATGCGGAAATAATTCATTTTGTGTGAcgtaaatttttactttattttttgagcGAGTTCCCAATTCATCAGATTTACTAAAATcat is a window from the Trichoplusia ni isolate ovarian cell line Hi5 chromosome 3, tn1, whole genome shotgun sequence genome containing:
- the LOC113492004 gene encoding coiled-coil domain-containing protein 96, producing the protein MPHTQEQSQGDTAKHDSTASKPDSEKKDSTATAADAKPDAPKPKIIKTTKIIKRVLKKKLKSKRKSSDDKSGSGTSSVTSRSESVHGDEDNESEGLGGEVAATVLHIDRDEFLQAHRDLTTERHHAQILNNLLHRRLGEYYKKRKCEHVLKPYEGAVDLEEKYRQKLLVYNDMKMKAERELAEIKSRVSEVEEKYVARLDNANSKFDELQQLERQTGSGLIYSRKGKPMTDKTVERFLTLQRRKAEQANALCLRHIRARNAVSELEAIVKNLETLGPGLYVYQYEQLNIDNQNYNTKIEEREDELIKHRAKCTEHNQILAHIREKMHHTDEVIDFAECDLGDAEMDFFAAREELSSVKSRRNRLRWSLEDERLKAGLLTRKDLLRDFQASVDEVLKLEKKKKFLESQVGKTARNIREARKSFQVHTHPNAQKDSTKSESVQKLNQMPSTSK
- the LOC113492003 gene encoding putative inorganic phosphate cotransporter, with product MDDGEAQVQAHKLLGQKTRAPRPPDNGLTRALRSCCVIPQRYILGVMGLLGVCNAYTMRVCLNLAITQMVNTTKAEGSHYEDPNACPSDEVTNSSAPVFHSPYATFDWDQKTQGLILSGFYYGYAATQVPGGYLAEKFGGKWTLGVGLLSTAVFTFLTPVVIRAGGATWLFILRILQGMGEGPTMPALMIMLARWVPPHERGFQGALVFGGAQIGNIFGSFMSGILLSEGRDWSYVFYFFGGFGILWFLLWSALCYSTPNSHPYISKKELTYLNNNVTTAETTNAKDPVPWKALLRSAPVWALVWAAVGHDWGYYTMVTDLPKYSHDVLKFNIATTGTLTALPYIAMWVSSFLFGLVCDVCIKKGWHTIKTGRIIHTTIAATGPAICIILASYAGCDRTAAMAYFVLSMALMGGFYSGMKVNALDLAPNYAGTLTSLVNTTSTFAGIITPYLIGLLTPDSTLAQWRVAFWVCFAVLVGTNVIYCIWADGKQQWWDDVRQFGYPEGWTHGSLTRDTVEQPEAVRLSDHKSSSS